In Lactococcus garvieae subsp. garvieae, the following proteins share a genomic window:
- a CDS encoding PTS lactose/cellobiose transporter subunit IIA, producing MNEERMEIVMGIIMHGGNAKGLAFQAIQQAKDGDFEAAEKSLQESNQELLQAHDVQTDMLTKEAQGIHTEIDLYMVHAQDHLMNAITFKDLATEIISQEKRIQALEKAAN from the coding sequence ATGAACGAAGAAAGAATGGAAATTGTGATGGGAATCATCATGCATGGTGGAAATGCTAAAGGCTTAGCCTTTCAAGCAATCCAACAAGCAAAAGATGGAGATTTTGAAGCAGCAGAAAAATCGCTTCAGGAGTCGAACCAAGAGTTGCTCCAAGCCCATGATGTTCAAACAGATATGCTGACAAAAGAAGCACAAGGTATCCATACAGAAATCGATCTCTATATGGTACATGCGCAAGACCATCTGATGAACGCAATTACCTTCAAAGATTTGGCTACAGAAATTATTAGCCAAGAAAAACGTATTCAAGCTTTAGAAAAAGCAGCAAATTAA
- a CDS encoding transglycosylase domain-containing protein, with protein sequence MAKKIILRTLAVLFLLFLFVGAVGAAGAVYLLDKESHLAHTIELKPSPQAISQSFTITDINGEALQDSSNIYKYIPAQLSGKDKNIPELYTKALVAVEDSDFYSRKTKGYSIKGVANAVLSEVLTKLHLANGARGGSTLDQQLAKNIAHGGFTADKSLTRKIVELIDAHSLAERYSREEILTSYLDSLRLTPETIGPGAAWNNLFSTPMLTSEKTPLYIAQIAYLAGLGQAPSTYVQDFEGAGKQRALTVLSVMKSNKIISEQEYKDSAEAVKKELTLKPSYTQGIPHAYQAYIAQVQKELGQIALPRNAKVVVKTYATKGHLDYLESVANHTAPDVSNIPRNNLPEGTLTAISVVDTQTGHILALNTNSDNPQLPISSGRSSGSTIKPLLDYAPALEYGYINENSTLNGNATTYADGTPLMNYGGNNYGPVPVGFALGNSLNSAALQTFNMTNNEQKNSIMQPLGIASVKYDQESMSIDYNLSSLQSASAYSAIGNDGVRVTPTAVASVTVNGQELPLTQPESQRAMSSSTARSLVNLMQNVTQPNGSEPLAAQPQWPNAFATKSGLSNFPDTATEPARSQGAPDAWMAATSTGVSTAVWVGSPDMSGKYYVPAAPIEQENNMRVYLLNNTIRYMNQGRNVPPFSYSGTAMSHEPLLPELPQLTEPPTPQAIQQAKTFDAVAPSVTPGLEEFYQLHRQDKLLDAGSVYGAKN encoded by the coding sequence ATGGCTAAAAAAATAATTCTTCGTACCCTTGCTGTTCTTTTTCTGCTCTTCTTATTTGTAGGCGCTGTCGGTGCTGCAGGAGCTGTCTATCTCCTCGATAAAGAATCACACTTGGCACATACGATCGAGCTTAAGCCTTCCCCACAAGCCATCTCCCAATCCTTTACTATTACGGATATTAATGGCGAAGCCCTTCAAGATTCTTCAAATATCTATAAATACATTCCAGCGCAACTCTCAGGAAAAGATAAAAATATCCCTGAACTTTACACAAAAGCTTTGGTCGCCGTGGAAGATAGCGACTTCTATTCCCGTAAAACCAAGGGCTATTCTATCAAAGGAGTGGCTAATGCGGTCTTATCAGAAGTACTTACGAAATTACATCTCGCAAACGGTGCACGTGGCGGCTCAACTCTTGATCAACAATTGGCAAAAAATATTGCACATGGTGGTTTTACTGCCGATAAATCATTGACTCGAAAAATTGTCGAATTGATTGATGCACATAGCCTTGCTGAACGCTATTCTCGAGAAGAAATTCTCACCAGTTATCTGGACTCCTTGCGTTTGACACCTGAAACCATTGGTCCTGGTGCTGCTTGGAACAATCTTTTCTCGACACCAATGCTCACCTCAGAGAAAACGCCCCTGTATATTGCTCAAATTGCTTATTTAGCGGGGCTCGGTCAAGCACCTTCAACTTATGTTCAAGATTTTGAAGGCGCAGGGAAACAACGCGCATTGACTGTTCTTTCGGTGATGAAGTCCAACAAAATCATCTCTGAGCAAGAATACAAGGACAGCGCTGAAGCAGTGAAAAAAGAGCTGACACTTAAGCCAAGTTATACACAAGGTATCCCACATGCTTACCAAGCCTATATTGCTCAGGTACAAAAAGAGCTCGGCCAGATTGCTTTACCAAGAAACGCTAAGGTTGTTGTCAAAACATATGCGACGAAAGGACATCTCGATTATCTAGAGAGCGTAGCAAATCATACCGCACCCGATGTCTCAAATATTCCACGTAATAACCTGCCAGAAGGGACTTTAACTGCAATATCAGTGGTGGATACCCAAACAGGTCATATCTTAGCTTTAAATACAAATTCGGACAATCCACAATTGCCAATTTCCTCTGGACGTTCTTCAGGTTCAACAATCAAACCCTTACTCGATTATGCACCCGCTCTTGAATATGGCTATATTAATGAAAACAGTACCTTGAATGGTAATGCTACAACATACGCTGACGGCACACCCCTGATGAATTACGGTGGGAATAATTATGGTCCTGTCCCTGTCGGTTTTGCCCTTGGTAACTCTTTGAACTCTGCAGCCCTTCAAACCTTTAACATGACCAATAACGAGCAAAAAAACAGCATTATGCAGCCACTTGGTATTGCTTCTGTCAAATATGACCAAGAATCCATGTCTATTGACTACAATTTGTCATCTTTACAGTCTGCATCTGCCTATTCTGCGATTGGTAATGATGGCGTACGCGTTACACCTACTGCTGTGGCCTCTGTCACTGTAAATGGTCAAGAACTGCCGCTTACTCAGCCTGAATCACAACGTGCCATGAGTTCTTCAACAGCTCGTTCCCTCGTTAATCTCATGCAAAATGTTACACAGCCGAATGGTTCCGAGCCTTTAGCTGCACAGCCGCAATGGCCGAATGCTTTCGCTACTAAGTCTGGCCTCTCCAATTTCCCCGATACTGCCACAGAACCTGCACGTAGTCAAGGAGCTCCTGATGCTTGGATGGCTGCTACTTCTACGGGAGTTTCAACCGCTGTATGGGTCGGAAGCCCAGATATGAGTGGGAAATATTATGTCCCAGCTGCGCCCATTGAACAAGAAAACAACATGCGTGTCTATCTTTTGAACAACACGATCAGATACATGAATCAAGGCAGAAATGTGCCGCCATTTAGTTACTCAGGTACAGCCATGTCCCATGAACCTCTCTTACCAGAACTGCCTCAGCTTACTGAGCCACCAACGCCCCAAGCTATCCAGCAAGCCAAAACCTTTGATGCTGTTGCTCCAAGTGTTACTCCTGGTTTAGAAGAATTTTATCAACTGCATCGTCAAGATAAACTCTTAGATGCTGGCTCCGTATATGGTGCTAAAAACTAA
- a CDS encoding PASTA domain-containing protein has translation MKKNIFKKVVIVLTVLFSIIIITSGILGRQILFRDYPVFQSMSQKEIVETTNILPEDNDYIKKLKNNALDVYLSNASSELAEKLGENEKRVNSIVNGELPETQFSQNQEELQQALGASDEQMKQLSQTYENARLNRSIDQLQAETKTLKAEELPQFIQDANQLTQQTEKSIQSYIEDNNAVSKSTISASVQALNDANAILNNFTQFVNYTNNYTAISQLQFDKISTNNSLMADFLPVFNKVNAYLSQKETVEARIKELTDFQQKVEKSEQLKNSSVELPNLKGQTLAAIRKQAGTNYKIEVESNNEDKDTATVTKQNPDPSQYDRILKGETIKVQTQKKTEEKKASADSAKKDKEKTETSKKEATKAKKKGDE, from the coding sequence ATGAAGAAAAATATTTTTAAAAAGGTTGTGATTGTACTGACGGTCTTGTTCAGTATCATCATCATAACATCTGGTATTCTTGGCCGACAGATACTTTTTCGTGATTATCCTGTTTTCCAGTCAATGTCCCAAAAAGAGATTGTCGAAACCACGAATATCCTACCCGAGGATAACGACTATATCAAAAAACTAAAAAACAACGCACTTGACGTCTATCTGAGCAATGCTTCCAGTGAACTGGCAGAAAAACTCGGAGAGAATGAAAAACGTGTCAATAGTATCGTCAATGGCGAACTTCCTGAAACTCAGTTTTCGCAAAATCAGGAAGAACTCCAACAAGCGCTGGGTGCAAGTGATGAGCAGATGAAGCAACTTTCTCAAACTTATGAGAATGCCCGTCTTAATCGGTCCATTGATCAGCTCCAAGCAGAAACCAAAACTTTAAAAGCTGAAGAGTTGCCTCAGTTTATTCAAGATGCAAACCAATTGACGCAGCAAACTGAAAAGAGCATTCAGTCTTATATTGAAGATAATAATGCTGTTTCCAAATCAACGATTTCTGCTTCTGTTCAAGCGCTCAATGATGCAAATGCCATCCTCAATAACTTTACACAGTTTGTTAACTATACCAATAACTACACAGCAATATCCCAGCTTCAATTTGATAAAATTTCTACCAATAATTCACTCATGGCAGACTTTCTCCCGGTCTTTAACAAGGTAAATGCTTATCTCAGCCAGAAGGAAACCGTGGAGGCGCGCATCAAAGAATTAACAGACTTTCAACAAAAAGTCGAAAAATCAGAACAATTGAAAAATTCAAGCGTAGAACTGCCTAATCTCAAAGGTCAAACCCTTGCGGCCATAAGAAAACAAGCAGGCACCAATTATAAAATTGAAGTGGAATCAAACAATGAGGACAAAGACACAGCGACTGTCACTAAACAAAATCCTGACCCTTCTCAGTACGATCGTATTCTAAAAGGTGAGACAATCAAGGTTCAAACGCAAAAGAAAACTGAAGAAAAGAAAGCTTCTGCCGATTCTGCCAAAAAAGACAAAGAAAAAACAGAGACCTCCAAAAAAGAGGCCACCAAAGCTAAAAAGAAAGGAGATGAATAA
- a CDS encoding PTS sugar transporter subunit IIB → MADKIIALACAAGMSTSLLVSKMQKAAADKGLDYEIFAKSTADIDNMLAATPKPDVLLLGPQVGFMKAEVQKKAQAADVPMDVIKMQDYGMMRGDKVLEAAEALMK, encoded by the coding sequence ATGGCTGATAAAATAATCGCTTTAGCTTGCGCAGCAGGCATGTCAACATCACTTTTGGTTTCTAAAATGCAAAAAGCAGCAGCGGATAAAGGATTGGATTACGAAATTTTCGCAAAATCAACAGCAGACATCGATAACATGCTTGCTGCTACCCCTAAACCAGATGTCCTTCTCCTAGGCCCTCAAGTAGGCTTCATGAAGGCAGAGGTACAAAAGAAAGCACAAGCTGCTGATGTACCAATGGATGTAATCAAAATGCAAGACTACGGTATGATGCGCGGTGATAAAGTCCTTGAAGCAGCAGAAGCTTTAATGAAATAA
- a CDS encoding glycoside hydrolase family protein, translated as MENIVDYSNRVNGKKVGAGQCGDLMKDWFITETGRQQLANDLDEWGYFPGTDAYTSWNVATQTNWAAIGFDVINTPLFSQLRAGDIFFISTSKVPGSGHTGIVVSTAGNNVTTLEQNILNAQYAQLLPGENSWSWYGFDKIVRPKGGAPSPGDGGKATSTGTNGLNLIKQFEGCRLTAYDIGDGKITIGWGHAENKGNTNLVAGVTTWTQAQADKQLVTDLKVYENAINSYFTRTFNQNQFDAMASFTYNLGAGIFAQDGWEKNASNSYITASFPNYINKGSAFEEGLKKRRQAEVNLFNTPVSGGSETNKGEEEMFIIETEKNNYFITDGKFTWISNPGTLNNLKQGLKCPVIKMKDDEMRSMFNKLKG; from the coding sequence ATGGAAAACATTGTGGACTATTCCAACCGAGTAAACGGAAAAAAGGTTGGAGCAGGTCAATGTGGTGACTTGATGAAAGACTGGTTCATCACAGAAACGGGCAGACAACAACTTGCGAATGATCTGGATGAATGGGGTTATTTTCCGGGAACGGACGCCTATACATCATGGAACGTAGCAACACAAACAAATTGGGCTGCTATTGGATTTGATGTGATTAATACACCATTATTTAGCCAATTGCGTGCCGGAGATATTTTCTTTATTAGCACAAGTAAAGTTCCAGGGAGTGGGCACACAGGTATTGTTGTGTCCACTGCAGGAAATAATGTAACAACACTTGAACAAAATATTTTGAACGCACAGTATGCTCAACTCCTGCCGGGAGAAAATTCATGGAGTTGGTATGGCTTTGATAAGATTGTTCGTCCGAAAGGTGGGGCACCTTCACCTGGAGATGGTGGTAAAGCAACATCTACAGGCACAAATGGTTTAAACCTTATTAAACAATTTGAAGGATGCCGTCTTACAGCTTATGATATTGGTGATGGAAAAATTACTATTGGATGGGGCCATGCGGAAAATAAAGGCAATACTAATTTAGTTGCTGGTGTGACCACATGGACCCAAGCTCAAGCAGATAAACAACTTGTTACAGATTTAAAAGTGTATGAGAATGCAATTAATAGTTACTTTACTCGCACATTTAATCAAAATCAATTTGATGCAATGGCAAGTTTTACTTATAATCTTGGAGCGGGTATTTTCGCACAAGATGGGTGGGAAAAAAATGCTTCAAACAGTTATATTACTGCATCATTCCCAAACTATATTAATAAAGGCTCTGCATTTGAAGAGGGCTTGAAAAAACGCCGACAAGCAGAAGTAAACTTATTTAACACACCAGTATCTGGTGGATCAGAAACAAATAAAGGAGAAGAAGAAATGTTTATCATAGAAACAGAAAAAAATAATTATTTTATTACAGATGGAAAATTCACTTGGATTTCAAACCCAGGGACACTTAATAATTTAAAACAAGGCCTCAAATGTCCTGTTATCAAAATGAAAGATGATGAAATGCGCAGCATGTTTAATAAACTTAAAGGGTAA
- a CDS encoding ABC transporter ATP-binding protein, whose product MEKEIKANKIKSKDFLKLIAKSKPKYSYFAVGMLSGIVGAVLQLIVPQMIQPLISGFAQGIDYGLLGNVVLVYILSALLGAIGASVLGFFGENVVKRLRLTVWNKMVHLPVKYFDEVKTGEIGSRLVNDTTQVKDLLANTVPQTLTSLLLLVGSIFMMFRMDWQMTVAMVIAVPIATLIIMPLATFGRKFGIQRQDALAGFSGTASEVLSEIRLVKSSNAEVQATQSAEKNINKLYKIGLREAIFDGSMQPIMMLLMMSTIFGLLLYGIHRVAVGAMTMATLMSFLMYLMNMIGSVPTLALFFTASSKASGATARLNEVLEEEQEQLSLGENLDIEGQVLRAENISFSYDDSEEILKNITFEAKPNTIVAFAGPSGGGKSTIFSILERFYKPTGGKLTMGHHDIESLALKDWRSQIGFVSQDSAIMAGTIRDNLTYGLDGTYSDAQLWEVLDLAFARGFVENMPDKLDTQVGERGVKISGGQRQRLAIARAFLRNPKILMLDEATASLDSESEAMVQKALDSLMKGRTTLVIAHRLSTIVDADNIYFIEKGAITGAGKHSALVKSHPLYAQYVQEQLTVAS is encoded by the coding sequence ATGGAAAAAGAAATAAAAGCCAATAAAATAAAAAGTAAGGATTTTCTAAAACTGATTGCAAAGAGTAAACCGAAATACTCCTACTTTGCTGTTGGGATGTTGTCAGGCATTGTGGGAGCGGTACTCCAGCTCATTGTACCGCAAATGATACAGCCACTTATTTCAGGATTTGCACAAGGAATTGATTATGGTCTTTTAGGTAATGTAGTTCTGGTTTATATCCTTTCGGCCTTACTTGGTGCTATCGGTGCCTCAGTGCTTGGTTTTTTTGGAGAAAATGTAGTAAAAAGATTACGTTTAACAGTGTGGAATAAGATGGTTCACCTTCCTGTGAAGTACTTTGATGAAGTCAAAACAGGAGAGATTGGAAGCCGCTTGGTTAATGATACGACACAAGTGAAAGATCTTTTAGCAAATACTGTACCTCAAACTTTAACAAGCCTTTTGCTACTTGTGGGTTCAATTTTTATGATGTTTCGTATGGATTGGCAAATGACCGTAGCAATGGTGATAGCTGTTCCTATTGCGACGTTGATTATCATGCCCCTGGCCACTTTTGGTCGAAAATTCGGGATTCAGCGGCAAGATGCTCTTGCAGGATTTTCTGGCACAGCAAGTGAAGTGCTTAGTGAAATTCGTTTGGTCAAATCTTCCAATGCGGAAGTACAAGCGACACAGTCCGCGGAAAAAAACATCAACAAACTTTATAAAATCGGGCTTCGTGAAGCAATTTTTGATGGATCCATGCAACCAATCATGATGTTGTTAATGATGTCAACCATCTTCGGGTTGCTGCTCTACGGCATTCATCGTGTGGCCGTGGGAGCAATGACGATGGCTACTTTGATGAGCTTCTTAATGTATCTTATGAACATGATTGGATCTGTTCCTACTCTAGCGCTTTTCTTTACCGCAAGTTCTAAAGCTTCAGGAGCCACAGCACGTCTGAATGAAGTTTTAGAAGAAGAACAAGAGCAGTTAAGTCTAGGAGAAAATCTAGATATTGAAGGCCAAGTTTTACGTGCGGAAAATATTAGTTTCTCCTATGATGACTCTGAAGAAATATTGAAAAATATTACTTTTGAAGCCAAACCAAATACTATTGTTGCCTTTGCAGGTCCTTCTGGAGGTGGGAAATCAACCATTTTCTCTATTTTGGAACGCTTCTATAAACCAACAGGAGGAAAGTTAACAATGGGACATCATGATATTGAAAGCTTAGCCCTCAAAGATTGGCGGAGCCAAATTGGATTTGTTTCACAAGATTCAGCGATTATGGCAGGAACAATCCGCGACAATTTGACCTATGGTTTGGACGGTACATACAGTGATGCACAACTATGGGAAGTGCTAGACTTGGCTTTTGCACGAGGTTTCGTCGAAAATATGCCCGATAAATTAGACACACAAGTAGGGGAACGCGGCGTGAAGATATCAGGTGGACAACGTCAGCGTTTGGCTATTGCGCGCGCCTTCTTGCGTAATCCAAAAATTCTCATGCTCGATGAAGCCACAGCTAGTCTAGATTCAGAATCTGAAGCAATGGTTCAAAAAGCTTTGGATAGTCTGATGAAAGGCAGAACAACCTTAGTCATCGCCCATCGCTTATCCACAATTGTAGATGCAGATAACATTTACTTTATTGAAAAGGGAGCAATTACAGGAGCAGGTAAACACAGCGCTCTTGTAAAATCACACCCACTTTATGCACAGTATGTTCAAGAACAACTTACTGTTGCATCATAA
- a CDS encoding glycoside hydrolase family 1 protein: MEHKKLKAFPDNFLWGSASAAYQVEGAHDEDGKGPSVWDNFVRIPGKTFKETTGDIAVDHYHRYKEDVALMAEMGLKSYRFSIAWTRIFPEGRGEINSQGLQFYMDLVDELIANHIEPVVTLYHWDLPQALEEEYQGWESRQIIEDFVHYAQTLFTAFKGKVKYWVSLNEQNIFTQHGWILATHPPGKVDMKLFYQVNHHANLANAAVINAFHEMDMPGQIGPSFAYTPNYAIDSDPLNVLAAENAEEMFAHFWMDVYCYGEYPIVALNYLKENDLMFETEEGDFELLKSARPDFLGINYYQTAANAWNPREGGVTLGKMNTTGVKGSGGDQGIPGLYKRVTNPAVERTNWDWEIDPMGLRIALRRIASRYRMPVMITENGLGEYDKLEAGQIHDDYRIKYLESHVKAIKEALTDGVQVIGYHTWSYTDLLSWLNGYQKRYGFVYVDQDESMEGSLKRIPKDSYYWYQALIKENGDSI, encoded by the coding sequence ATGGAACATAAAAAACTGAAAGCTTTCCCCGATAACTTTTTATGGGGCTCGGCCTCGGCAGCTTACCAGGTTGAAGGTGCGCATGACGAGGATGGAAAAGGTCCATCGGTTTGGGATAATTTTGTTCGTATACCAGGGAAAACGTTTAAGGAAACAACAGGAGATATTGCTGTTGATCACTACCATCGCTACAAAGAAGATGTAGCGCTTATGGCTGAAATGGGCTTGAAGTCTTATCGTTTTTCAATTGCTTGGACCCGTATTTTTCCTGAAGGACGCGGCGAAATTAATTCACAAGGCTTACAATTCTATATGGATTTGGTTGATGAGTTGATTGCCAATCATATCGAACCGGTAGTGACTCTCTATCATTGGGATTTACCACAAGCTCTTGAAGAAGAATATCAAGGTTGGGAAAGTCGGCAGATTATTGAGGATTTTGTCCATTATGCGCAAACATTATTTACAGCTTTTAAAGGAAAAGTGAAATATTGGGTGTCCTTGAATGAACAAAACATCTTTACACAGCATGGCTGGATCCTGGCCACGCACCCACCTGGTAAGGTAGATATGAAGCTGTTCTATCAAGTCAATCACCATGCAAATTTGGCTAATGCAGCTGTAATCAACGCTTTTCATGAAATGGATATGCCCGGTCAAATTGGTCCTTCCTTTGCTTACACCCCAAACTACGCGATTGATTCTGACCCGCTTAATGTCTTGGCAGCTGAAAACGCAGAGGAAATGTTTGCCCATTTTTGGATGGACGTCTATTGCTACGGCGAATATCCTATTGTAGCTTTGAATTATCTTAAAGAAAATGATCTGATGTTTGAAACCGAAGAAGGCGATTTTGAACTCTTAAAATCAGCTCGACCAGACTTTTTAGGGATTAATTATTATCAAACGGCTGCCAATGCTTGGAATCCACGCGAAGGTGGAGTAACACTTGGTAAAATGAACACGACTGGAGTCAAAGGTTCAGGAGGAGACCAAGGCATTCCGGGTTTGTACAAACGAGTAACTAATCCTGCCGTTGAACGTACAAACTGGGATTGGGAAATTGATCCAATGGGACTGCGTATCGCATTACGTCGAATTGCCAGCCGTTACCGCATGCCTGTGATGATTACGGAAAATGGTCTAGGAGAATACGACAAGCTTGAGGCAGGACAAATTCATGATGATTACCGTATCAAGTATCTGGAAAGTCATGTGAAAGCTATAAAAGAAGCGTTAACGGATGGCGTTCAAGTGATTGGTTATCATACATGGTCTTACACTGACTTACTCAGTTGGTTGAACGGTTATCAGAAACGCTATGGCTTTGTGTATGTTGATCAGGATGAAAGTATGGAAGGAAGCCTGAAACGAATTCCTAAGGATTCTTACTATTGGTATCAAGCACTCATTAAAGAGAATGGGGACAGTATCTAA
- the ligA gene encoding NAD-dependent DNA ligase LigA: MESKIKDLTELLNKYAHEYYTLDMPSVEDAEYDRLYRELETLEHDNPHLVRADSPTHRTGDVVLSGFEKYTHEYNLYSLADAFSREELEDFDERVRKVIPKPEYICELKIDGLSLSLKYTAGQLVVAATRGDGSVGENITENVKRIKDVPLVLKEPINIVVRGEAYLPRKNFVKLNKERELEGKPSFANPRNAAAGTLRQLDTKEVTRRGLATFLYQEASPATNDTQEEVLEYLEKLGLVVNKERVFARNIDEVWTFIERVAALRDDLDYDIDGVVIKVNNLAEQEELGFTVKAPRWAIAYKFPAELAETEILSVDWTVGRTGVVTPTANMVPVTLAQTTVSRATLHNVDYIKEKDIRLKDKVMIYKAGDIIPAVQRVLFEKRPADSVEMEIPQYCPECSTELLHFEDEVALRCINPLCPAQNREKLIHFASRGAMNISGLGQSIVTQLFKNNLIKDVADIYKLQFDELVALDKIQEKSATKLLNAIQASKENSAEKLLFGLGIRHVGSKAAKLLMERFGNLRALSQASLEEIAEIPSLGSVIAKAVTTYFATEGAQVLLQELAEAGVNFDYLGLKPKTDSVLSGKTVVLTGKLTAMTRTEAKEKLEALGANVSGSVSKKTDLVIAGADAGSKLAKAQDLGIEVWSEEELLNL; this comes from the coding sequence ATCGAGTCAAAGATCAAAGATTTAACGGAGCTATTAAATAAGTATGCTCACGAGTACTATACCTTGGATATGCCCTCGGTTGAAGATGCGGAGTATGATCGCCTTTATCGTGAGTTAGAAACCCTAGAACACGATAACCCACATTTGGTACGGGCTGATTCGCCGACCCATCGTACAGGCGATGTCGTACTCTCAGGATTTGAAAAATATACCCATGAATATAATCTCTACAGCCTAGCAGATGCTTTTTCGCGTGAAGAGCTGGAAGATTTCGATGAACGTGTACGTAAAGTCATTCCAAAGCCTGAATACATTTGTGAGTTAAAAATTGATGGCCTCTCACTTTCTCTGAAATACACAGCTGGTCAACTTGTCGTAGCTGCGACTCGTGGAGATGGGAGTGTAGGGGAAAACATTACAGAAAATGTTAAACGAATCAAAGATGTCCCTCTGGTATTAAAAGAACCTATTAATATTGTGGTGCGTGGTGAAGCTTATTTGCCACGTAAAAATTTCGTCAAACTCAATAAGGAACGTGAACTTGAAGGTAAACCTTCCTTTGCCAACCCCCGTAATGCAGCAGCCGGCACTTTACGACAGTTGGATACGAAAGAGGTGACTAGGCGTGGTTTGGCAACCTTCCTTTATCAAGAAGCGAGTCCTGCGACAAATGATACTCAAGAAGAAGTTTTGGAGTACTTAGAAAAGCTAGGACTTGTCGTCAATAAAGAACGTGTTTTTGCACGAAATATTGATGAAGTCTGGACCTTTATTGAGCGCGTGGCCGCTCTTCGGGATGACTTGGACTATGATATTGATGGTGTGGTCATCAAAGTTAATAATCTGGCAGAACAAGAGGAACTAGGCTTTACAGTCAAGGCACCCCGGTGGGCAATCGCTTATAAATTTCCAGCCGAACTGGCAGAAACGGAAATCCTCTCTGTGGATTGGACAGTGGGACGTACAGGGGTTGTTACACCAACAGCAAATATGGTTCCTGTGACCTTAGCGCAGACTACAGTATCACGCGCTACCTTGCATAATGTTGATTACATCAAGGAGAAGGATATCCGTCTTAAAGACAAAGTCATGATCTATAAGGCAGGGGATATTATTCCAGCAGTTCAACGTGTTTTGTTTGAGAAACGTCCAGCAGATTCTGTAGAAATGGAAATCCCTCAATATTGTCCGGAATGTTCAACTGAGCTTTTGCATTTTGAAGATGAAGTCGCTTTACGTTGTATCAATCCGCTTTGTCCAGCACAAAATCGTGAAAAACTCATTCACTTTGCCAGTCGTGGTGCAATGAATATTTCTGGTTTAGGTCAATCGATAGTGACGCAACTTTTCAAAAATAACTTAATTAAAGATGTGGCAGATATCTATAAGCTGCAGTTTGACGAATTAGTGGCCCTTGATAAAATTCAAGAAAAGTCGGCAACCAAGTTATTAAATGCAATTCAAGCTTCAAAAGAAAATTCCGCTGAAAAACTCCTTTTTGGTTTGGGCATTCGCCATGTCGGATCGAAAGCTGCCAAATTATTAATGGAGCGTTTTGGTAATCTTCGTGCCTTGTCGCAAGCAAGCTTAGAAGAAATTGCCGAAATTCCAAGCCTGGGCTCAGTTATTGCCAAAGCTGTAACCACTTATTTTGCAACAGAGGGTGCACAAGTTTTGCTTCAAGAATTGGCAGAAGCAGGAGTCAACTTCGACTATCTTGGCCTTAAGCCGAAGACAGACAGTGTATTATCAGGGAAAACTGTTGTTTTAACAGGGAAATTAACAGCCATGACACGAACAGAGGCAAAAGAAAAACTGGAAGCTTTAGGCGCAAATGTCTCAGGTTCAGTTTCTAAAAAGACAGATTTAGTTATAGCTGGAGCAGATGCTGGGTCAAAACTGGCTAAAGCACAGGATTTAGGTATAGAAGTTTGGTCAGAAGAGGAGTTGCTGAATTTATGA